The following are encoded together in the Desulfurella amilsii genome:
- a CDS encoding IS607 family transposase — protein sequence MYNITEFAKLIGVTVQTLRKWDKQGKLKPAYLTKGKHRMYSEEQLNEILQRQGKAERINVGYARVSSEHQKDDLTRQINLLELFLAKQGKKFKIISDIGSGINYQKKGLKELLKLIAAKQVDTVYILYKDRLARFGFELIEEFAKLNDTKIEPINIEEEKPPEEELVEDILNIIHVFSCKLNGKRSHINKKIAQRLLDER from the coding sequence ATGTATAACATTACTGAATTTGCAAAGCTTATAGGCGTTACAGTCCAGACATTGCGCAAATGGGATAAGCAGGGAAAGCTAAAACCCGCTTATCTTACAAAAGGCAAGCATAGAATGTATAGCGAAGAACAGCTCAATGAGATTTTGCAAAGACAAGGCAAAGCTGAACGCATCAATGTAGGATATGCAAGAGTAAGTTCAGAACATCAAAAAGATGATTTGACAAGACAGATTAACCTGCTTGAATTGTTTTTGGCAAAGCAGGGCAAAAAATTTAAAATAATATCGGATATAGGTAGCGGTATTAACTACCAGAAGAAAGGCTTAAAAGAACTCTTAAAGCTTATTGCCGCAAAACAGGTTGATACAGTTTATATACTCTATAAAGACAGGCTTGCAAGATTCGGCTTTGAACTCATAGAAGAGTTTGCAAAACTCAATGACACAAAAATAGAACCAATAAATATTGAAGAAGAAAAACCGCCCGAAGAAGAACTTGTTGAAGATATTTTAAATATCATACACGTATTTTCCTGCAAGCTTAATGGTAAACGCTCTCACATAAACAAGAAAATAGCCCAGAGGCTTTTAGATGAACGCTAA
- a CDS encoding HU family DNA-binding protein — MEEKKSLSKSDVVDELAQKTQFKKADAEKFLSGFIELVEKELKQGKEVNITGFGKFYVSKRAAREGINPQTKEKIKLPESKLPMFKAGTKLKEAVNG, encoded by the coding sequence TTGGAAGAGAAAAAAAGCTTATCTAAAAGCGATGTGGTAGATGAACTCGCACAAAAAACTCAATTTAAAAAAGCGGATGCAGAAAAATTTTTAAGTGGTTTTATTGAGCTGGTTGAAAAAGAACTTAAACAAGGCAAAGAAGTAAACATTACAGGCTTTGGAAAATTCTATGTATCAAAAAGAGCGGCAAGAGAAGGCATAAATCCGCAAACCAAAGAAAAGATAAAATTGCCTGAAAGTAAATTGCCTATGTTTAAAGCAGGCACAAAACTAAAAGAAGCTGTTAACGGTTAA
- a CDS encoding HU family DNA-binding protein, which yields MAKSEKKEKDKQKIKQTAKPETKTKAAATTKTQATKTQTTQKPETKKVEVKKPETSKKPAPVKAKAETAKTETKTEVKQTKKPEPAKETAKEIKETVKEMVIKKEQAKAKPSKTADETQIEVLSKLDFIKSYAERLKISEKEAHIIVDNFLDLVKDTLKEGKFINLIGFGKFAFKIKGERIGRNPLTGKQVKLKPSRMPTFKAGRELKEAIKQPLK from the coding sequence ATGGCAAAAAGTGAAAAAAAAGAAAAAGATAAGCAAAAAATAAAACAAACAGCTAAACCAGAAACCAAAACAAAAGCAGCTGCAACTACTAAAACACAAGCAACTAAAACACAGACAACGCAAAAACCAGAAACAAAAAAAGTGGAAGTAAAAAAACCAGAAACCAGCAAAAAGCCTGCACCTGTAAAAGCAAAGGCAGAAACTGCTAAAACAGAAACAAAGACAGAAGTAAAACAGACAAAGAAGCCAGAACCTGCAAAAGAGACAGCAAAAGAAATAAAAGAAACCGTAAAGGAAATGGTAATTAAAAAAGAACAGGCAAAGGCAAAACCATCTAAAACTGCTGATGAAACGCAAATAGAGGTTTTAAGTAAGCTTGATTTTATTAAAAGTTATGCCGAAAGGTTAAAAATAAGCGAAAAAGAAGCGCATATAATCGTTGATAACTTCTTGGATTTAGTGAAAGATACGCTTAAAGAAGGCAAGTTTATTAACCTTATAGGCTTTGGCAAATTTGCTTTTAAAATAAAAGGAGAAAGAATAGGCAGAAATCCTCTTACAGGTAAACAAGTAAAATTAAAACCAAGTAGAATGCCTACTTTTAAAGCAGGAAGAGAACTTAAAGAAGCCATCAAGCAACCATTAAAGTAG
- a CDS encoding transposase yields MNANKLPLNSELRIFTIRIKNKKFVKTLTDYIYKYRHFENILLILIKENYELFLQGKTENDFKYLTSKITLRNALLNYNSKNSKDSNYLNEKYKDHKLWQALKETVKTIKQHNFTYCIERVKANYKTYFTNLKAYNKNSSAYTGMPKPPKAKKLSKLLNYSIDLDKYCSLSFKKLNQNLIGINLADKMLYIHHSKSDIESIVGNLKNINSAKLVFDRSQISLQVSYIKKIKPLKLLKPVKEAGLDIGLNNLASLFVNDETTPSLIVDGKPYKHYNTKFNRLLGKLQESLKDHVLEWSISKTGTKYPAKYDKKGYQILKFISYLHSKRNRFFFDKFHKVSKRILEYCQMHDVTDLYISKNLAQLKNNGDCNLRKAQKQNFIQIPFIKLLKDIEYKAKYYGINVHIIDEAYSSKTSSVSGNVVYIQKQAQALGHDTIKQLAKTDLANAFSGKRAKRGLFIDTTIKKVFNADLNGAVNHIKIAKDINTSYLKRKLFKLCNPIKLKSDCDFCRLMQNSVSGKAIGTDLLQRQVSNAHGSKYGKLNSGSSYGNSLYQSLIGLE; encoded by the coding sequence ATGAACGCTAATAAACTTCCGCTTAACAGCGAACTAAGGATATTCACCATACGAATAAAAAACAAAAAGTTTGTTAAGACTCTGACAGACTATATCTACAAATACCGCCATTTTGAAAACATACTGCTTATACTAATCAAAGAAAATTATGAACTGTTTTTGCAAGGCAAGACTGAAAACGACTTTAAATACCTAACCAGCAAGATAACACTCAGAAACGCTCTGCTTAATTACAACTCCAAAAATTCTAAAGACAGCAATTACTTAAACGAAAAATATAAAGACCACAAACTATGGCAAGCTTTAAAAGAGACTGTAAAAACCATAAAACAGCACAATTTTACTTACTGCATAGAAAGAGTAAAAGCAAATTACAAAACCTACTTTACAAACCTTAAAGCTTATAATAAAAACTCATCCGCTTATACAGGAATGCCAAAGCCTCCAAAAGCCAAAAAGCTTTCAAAGCTTTTAAACTACTCAATAGATTTAGACAAATACTGTTCTTTGTCTTTTAAAAAACTCAATCAAAACCTAATTGGCATTAACCTTGCCGACAAAATGCTCTATATCCATCACAGCAAAAGCGATATAGAAAGCATAGTTGGCAATCTTAAAAACATTAACAGCGCTAAATTGGTATTTGACCGCAGTCAGATTTCTCTGCAGGTATCCTACATCAAGAAAATCAAACCCTTAAAGCTTTTAAAGCCTGTAAAAGAAGCAGGACTTGATATAGGCTTAAACAACCTTGCATCGCTTTTTGTAAACGATGAAACCACTCCATCTCTCATAGTGGACGGCAAACCATACAAGCATTACAATACAAAATTCAACAGGCTTTTGGGTAAACTGCAGGAATCTTTAAAAGACCATGTATTAGAATGGTCTATTTCTAAAACAGGCACTAAATATCCTGCAAAATACGATAAAAAAGGCTATCAGATACTGAAGTTTATTTCTTACTTGCACTCTAAGCGCAACCGCTTTTTCTTTGATAAGTTTCACAAGGTATCAAAACGCATATTAGAGTATTGCCAAATGCATGATGTAACAGACCTTTACATCTCAAAAAACCTTGCGCAGCTTAAAAACAATGGTGATTGCAACTTAAGAAAAGCCCAAAAGCAGAATTTCATACAGATACCGTTTATAAAGCTGCTTAAAGATATAGAATACAAAGCTAAATATTACGGCATCAATGTCCATATAATAGACGAAGCCTATTCATCTAAAACAAGCTCAGTATCGGGCAATGTAGTCTATATTCAAAAACAGGCTCAAGCATTAGGGCATGATACTATAAAACAGCTTGCCAAAACAGATTTAGCTAATGCTTTCTCTGGAAAGCGTGCTAAAAGGGGACTATTTATAGACACAACTATAAAAAAGGTATTCAACGCAGACTTAAACGGCGCAGTTAATCACATCAAGATAGCCAAAGACATTAACACAAGCTACTTAAAGCGCAAACTCTTTAAGCTATGCAACCCAATAAAACTAAAAAGCGACTGCGATTTTTGCAGACTGATGCAAAATAGCGTGTCGGGTAAGGCAATAGGCACTGACCTATTGCAGCGTCAGGTGAGCAATGCTCACGGCTCTAAATACGGTAAACTGAATTCTGGTAGCAGTTATGGTAATAGCTTATATCAGAGTTTAATAGGTTTAGAGTGA